A genomic segment from Klebsiella africana encodes:
- a CDS encoding L-lactate MFS transporter: MNAAYRQSTRWLTLIGTIITQFALGSVYTWSLFNSSLSDKLGEPVSQVAFSFGLLSLGLALSSSVAGKLQERFGVKRVTMASGILLGLGFFLTAHSSSLMMLWLSAGVLVGLADGAGYLLTLSNCVKWFPERKGLISAFSIGSYGLGSLGFKFIDSHLLATVGLEKTFVIWGAIVLVMIVFGATLMKDAPNHPATTAANGVVENDFTLAESMRKPQYWMLAVMFLTACMSGLYVIGVAKDIAQGMVHLDVATAANAVTVISIANLSGRLVLGILSDKISRIRVITIGQVVSLVGMAALLFAPLNAMTFFAAIACVAFNFGGTITVFPSLVSEFFGLNNLAKNYGVIYLGFGIGSICGSLIASLFGGFYVTFCVIFALLILSLALSTTIRQPKSSVYSEAHA; the protein is encoded by the coding sequence ATGAACGCTGCATACCGTCAATCAACCCGTTGGCTTACGCTAATCGGCACCATCATCACCCAATTCGCACTTGGTTCGGTTTATACCTGGAGCCTGTTTAACAGTTCGCTGTCTGACAAACTGGGCGAGCCGGTCAGCCAGGTGGCTTTCTCCTTTGGTCTGTTGAGTCTCGGGCTGGCGCTCTCTTCGTCGGTCGCCGGCAAGCTGCAGGAACGTTTTGGCGTGAAGCGCGTCACCATGGCCTCCGGGATCCTGCTCGGCCTGGGCTTCTTCCTGACCGCGCACTCCAGCAGCCTGATGATGCTGTGGCTGAGCGCGGGCGTGCTGGTGGGGCTGGCGGACGGTGCCGGTTATCTGCTGACCCTGTCGAACTGCGTGAAGTGGTTCCCGGAACGTAAAGGGCTGATCTCCGCCTTCTCCATTGGCTCCTATGGTCTCGGCAGCCTGGGGTTCAAATTTATTGATTCCCACCTGCTGGCCACCGTTGGCCTGGAAAAAACCTTCGTCATCTGGGGCGCTATCGTGCTGGTAATGATCGTCTTTGGCGCGACCCTGATGAAAGATGCCCCGAATCACCCGGCGACCACCGCGGCCAACGGCGTCGTGGAAAATGACTTCACGCTCGCCGAATCGATGCGTAAACCGCAGTACTGGATGTTGGCGGTGATGTTCCTGACGGCTTGCATGAGCGGCCTGTACGTGATTGGCGTAGCGAAAGATATTGCCCAGGGGATGGTCCACCTGGATGTTGCCACAGCGGCCAACGCGGTAACGGTTATCTCAATTGCGAATCTTAGCGGCCGCCTGGTGTTAGGCATCCTGTCCGATAAAATCTCCCGCATTCGCGTGATTACCATTGGTCAGGTGGTGTCGCTGGTGGGGATGGCCGCGCTGCTGTTCGCCCCGCTGAATGCCATGACCTTCTTCGCCGCTATCGCCTGCGTCGCCTTTAACTTCGGCGGCACCATCACCGTTTTCCCATCGTTGGTGAGCGAGTTCTTTGGCCTGAACAATCTGGCGAAAAACTACGGCGTGATTTATCTGGGCTTTGGTATCGGCAGCATCTGCGGCTCTCTTATCGCGTCGCTGTTCGGCGGCTTCTACGTGACCTTCTGCGTGATTTTCGCCCTGCTGATTCTCTCGCTGGCGCTGTCCACCACCATCCGTCAGCCAAAAAGCAGCGTATATAGCGAGGCGCATGCCTGA
- the eptB gene encoding kdo(2)-lipid A phosphoethanolamine 7''-transferase — MKYIRTMTQQKLSFWLALYIGWFMNVAVFFRRFDGYAQEFTFWKGLSGVVELVATVFVTFFLLRLLSLFGRRIWRILATLIVLFSAAASYYMTFLNVVIGYGIIASVMTTDIDLSKEVIGWHLILWLVVVSAPPLLFIWSNRCRHTLLRQLRTPGQRVKNVLIVVLAGLIVWGPIRLLELRQHDVERHSEVDMPSYGGVIANSYLPSNWLSALGLYAWAQVDESSDNKSLINPAKKFTYVAPEGLDDTYVVFIIGETTRWDHMGILGYSRNTTPELAKEKNLVAFRGYSCDTATKLSLRCMFVREGGAEDNPQRTLKEQNVFAVLHQLGFNGNLYAMQSEMWFYSNTMANNIAYREQIGAEPRNRGKSVDDMLLVEEMKRGMAQDNAAGKHLIILHTKGSHFNYTQRYPRSFAQWKPECVGVDNKCSKAELINSYDNSVTYVDHFIVSVLDQLRDKKAIVFYAADHGESINEREHLHGTPRKMAPPEQFRVPMMVWMSDKYLENPDHAAAFAHLQQQAAMKVPRRHVELYDTIMGCLGYTSPDGGINENNNWCRWKK; from the coding sequence ATGAAATATATTAGAACGATGACGCAGCAGAAGCTTAGTTTTTGGCTGGCGCTGTACATCGGCTGGTTTATGAACGTCGCCGTTTTTTTTCGGCGTTTTGATGGTTATGCTCAAGAGTTCACTTTCTGGAAAGGGCTTTCCGGTGTCGTTGAACTGGTTGCCACGGTATTTGTCACCTTCTTCCTGTTACGTCTGCTGTCACTGTTTGGTCGCCGCATCTGGCGCATTCTGGCGACGCTGATTGTCCTCTTTTCCGCCGCAGCCAGTTATTACATGACGTTCCTCAATGTGGTGATTGGCTACGGGATTATCGCCTCGGTGATGACCACCGATATCGACCTGTCGAAAGAGGTCATCGGCTGGCACCTGATCCTCTGGCTGGTGGTGGTGAGCGCGCCGCCGCTGCTGTTCATCTGGAGCAACCGTTGCCGTCATACGCTGCTGCGCCAGCTGCGCACCCCGGGTCAGCGGGTTAAGAACGTATTGATCGTCGTACTCGCCGGGCTGATAGTCTGGGGGCCCATCCGCCTGCTTGAGCTACGTCAGCATGACGTTGAGCGCCATTCGGAAGTGGATATGCCGAGCTACGGTGGGGTGATCGCCAACTCCTATCTGCCATCAAACTGGCTGTCGGCGCTGGGGCTGTACGCCTGGGCGCAGGTTGATGAATCCTCAGATAATAAATCGCTGATTAATCCGGCGAAGAAGTTTACCTACGTCGCGCCGGAAGGCCTGGATGACACCTATGTGGTGTTTATCATTGGTGAAACGACCCGCTGGGACCATATGGGTATCCTCGGCTATAGCCGCAATACCACGCCAGAGCTGGCGAAAGAGAAGAATCTTGTCGCTTTCCGCGGCTACTCCTGCGATACCGCCACCAAGCTGTCGTTACGCTGTATGTTTGTGCGCGAGGGCGGGGCGGAGGATAACCCGCAGCGAACGCTCAAAGAGCAGAACGTCTTTGCCGTGCTCCATCAACTGGGCTTCAACGGCAATCTCTATGCCATGCAGAGCGAGATGTGGTTCTACAGCAACACGATGGCCAACAATATCGCCTACCGCGAGCAAATTGGCGCCGAGCCGCGCAACCGCGGTAAGAGCGTTGACGATATGCTGCTGGTGGAGGAGATGAAGCGTGGTATGGCGCAGGACAACGCCGCCGGTAAGCACCTGATCATTCTTCACACCAAAGGCTCTCACTTTAACTACACCCAACGCTACCCGCGCAGCTTCGCTCAGTGGAAGCCGGAGTGCGTCGGTGTCGACAACAAGTGCTCGAAAGCGGAGCTGATTAACTCCTACGACAATAGCGTGACCTATGTCGACCACTTTATCGTCAGCGTCCTCGACCAGCTGCGGGATAAGAAAGCGATTGTGTTCTATGCCGCCGACCACGGGGAGTCGATTAACGAGCGTGAACACCTGCACGGTACGCCGCGCAAGATGGCGCCGCCGGAGCAGTTCCGCGTGCCGATGATGGTGTGGATGTCGGATAAGTACCTGGAAAATCCCGATCACGCTGCCGCGTTTGCCCATCTGCAGCAGCAGGCGGCGATGAAGGTGCCGCGCCGTCACGTCGAACTGTACGACACCATTATGGGCTGCCTCGGCTATACCTCGCCGGATGGCGGGATCAATGAGAACAACAACTGGTGCCGCTGGAAAAAGTAA
- a CDS encoding ankyrin repeat domain-containing protein, with product MKVIKGLALLCLLMLAGCQSEEETGQFLLACKYAAPATIEAMLNNGLDVDGQDKSGLSGLMVAAAENRRDVVELLLKRQAKPNLQTRQGVTALMLAAARGSDTAIIRDLLQAGASVNQTTVDKSTALMSAISDGGDVRSDYQHILAMKKPDAPVEEKSTLDKIVGATAAKSLAAGNRALMTEDMALQLAPGAFKKNVDEIVALLLRHGADVKAVNATGESAFFLAVDHARSAKTITTLANAGADTSLADKSGTTPLMLAAAGDDPNLVLALSASGVEVDKPNHEGLTALQVAAGQGSPAVIAALVQRGAKVDQLSANDLSPLMLAVKMNNKANVEALLAAGASVNLSNKGGYTAIGYSRVGEVRQLLLAQHAELKGQAAHMAQSELQFCANAFADKLAYSDIARAVNNDTRPDIMRHQQSCAELGELTMLLGEFKFTPVGATYFGEPVTCKVSEYRKTFEVNCR from the coding sequence ATGAAGGTGATAAAGGGGTTGGCCTTACTGTGCTTGTTGATGCTCGCGGGCTGCCAGTCTGAGGAAGAGACCGGCCAGTTCCTGCTGGCCTGTAAATACGCTGCGCCAGCGACGATCGAAGCCATGCTGAATAACGGCCTGGATGTGGATGGTCAGGACAAAAGCGGCTTAAGCGGTTTGATGGTCGCCGCCGCGGAAAATCGTCGCGATGTGGTGGAATTGCTGCTTAAGCGTCAGGCGAAGCCAAATCTCCAGACGCGCCAGGGCGTTACGGCGCTGATGCTGGCGGCGGCGCGGGGTAGCGATACAGCGATTATCCGCGATCTTCTCCAGGCGGGAGCGTCTGTGAATCAGACCACTGTCGACAAGAGCACGGCATTGATGTCCGCCATCTCCGACGGCGGCGACGTCAGAAGCGACTATCAGCATATTCTGGCAATGAAAAAGCCCGATGCGCCTGTCGAAGAGAAAAGTACGCTGGACAAGATAGTCGGCGCAACGGCGGCGAAATCGCTGGCGGCGGGCAACCGTGCGTTAATGACCGAAGACATGGCGTTACAACTGGCGCCCGGCGCGTTTAAGAAAAACGTCGATGAGATCGTGGCGCTGCTCCTCAGGCACGGCGCGGACGTAAAGGCCGTCAATGCTACAGGGGAATCGGCCTTTTTCCTCGCGGTCGATCACGCGCGTTCGGCGAAAACCATCACGACGCTGGCCAACGCCGGGGCGGACACCAGCCTGGCGGATAAATCCGGCACCACACCGCTGATGCTGGCGGCCGCAGGAGATGATCCGAATCTGGTGCTGGCGCTCTCGGCCTCCGGGGTGGAAGTGGATAAGCCGAACCATGAAGGACTCACGGCGCTGCAGGTGGCGGCGGGACAGGGGTCGCCTGCGGTGATCGCGGCGCTGGTGCAGCGCGGTGCAAAGGTAGACCAGCTCTCCGCCAACGACCTGAGCCCGCTGATGCTGGCGGTCAAAATGAATAATAAAGCCAATGTCGAGGCGCTGCTTGCGGCTGGCGCCAGTGTCAATCTCAGCAATAAGGGCGGCTATACAGCGATCGGCTACAGCCGGGTCGGCGAGGTTCGCCAGCTGCTGCTGGCGCAGCATGCCGAGCTGAAAGGGCAGGCCGCGCATATGGCGCAAAGCGAACTCCAGTTTTGTGCTAATGCCTTTGCCGACAAGCTGGCATACAGCGACATCGCCCGCGCGGTGAATAACGATACCCGCCCGGATATTATGCGTCATCAACAATCCTGCGCGGAGCTGGGGGAACTGACGATGTTGCTGGGGGAGTTTAAATTCACCCCGGTGGGCGCGACCTATTTCGGTGAGCCGGTGACCTGTAAGGTATCCGAGTATCGCAAAACGTTTGAGGTCAACTGCCGCTAA
- the dppA gene encoding dipeptide ABC transporter periplasmic-binding protein DppA, with product MSISLKKSGMLKLGLSLVAMTVAASVQAKTLVYCSEGSPEGFNPQLFTSGTTYDASSVPIYNRLVEFKTGTTEVIPGLAEKWEVSPDGKTYTFHLRQGVKWQDNKDFKPTRDLNADDVVFSFDRQKNTNNPYHKVSGGSYEYFEGMGLPDLISEVKKVDDNTVQFVLTRPEAPFLADLAMDFASILSKEYADNMLKAGTPEKVDLNPIGTGPFQLLQYQKDSRILYKAFPGYWGTKPKIDRLVFSITPDASVRYAKLQKNECQVMPYPNPADIARMKEDKNITLLEQPGLNVGYLSFNTEKKPLDDVKVRQALTYAVNKEAIIKAVYQGAGQAAKNLIPPTMWGYNDDVKDYTYDPEKAKQLLKEAGLEKGFTIDLWAMPVQRPYNPNARRMAEMIQADWAKVGVQAKIVTYEWGEYLKRAKAGEHQSVMMGWTGDNGDPDNFFATLFSCAAAKDGSNYSRWCYKPFEDLIQPARATDDHNKRIELYKQAQVVMHDQAPALIIAHSTVYEPVRKEVKGYVVDPLGKHHFDNVSVE from the coding sequence ATGAGTATTTCCTTGAAGAAATCAGGGATGCTGAAGCTTGGTCTGAGCCTGGTCGCCATGACCGTCGCCGCCAGCGTACAAGCGAAAACCCTGGTGTATTGTTCTGAAGGCTCGCCGGAAGGCTTTAACCCACAGCTCTTCACCTCAGGCACCACCTACGACGCCAGTTCCGTACCTATCTATAACCGCCTGGTCGAATTTAAAACCGGTACGACGGAAGTTATTCCAGGGCTTGCCGAGAAATGGGAAGTCAGTCCTGATGGCAAAACCTATACTTTCCATCTGCGTCAGGGCGTAAAGTGGCAGGATAATAAAGACTTTAAACCAACCCGTGACCTGAACGCCGATGACGTGGTGTTCTCTTTCGATCGCCAAAAGAATACCAATAACCCGTACCATAAAGTTTCTGGCGGCAGCTATGAATACTTTGAAGGGATGGGCTTACCGGACCTGATTAGCGAAGTGAAGAAAGTGGACGATAATACTGTCCAGTTCGTCCTGACCCGTCCGGAAGCGCCGTTCCTCGCTGACCTGGCGATGGACTTTGCTTCTATCCTGTCGAAAGAGTATGCCGACAACATGCTGAAAGCCGGCACGCCGGAAAAAGTGGACCTCAACCCTATCGGTACCGGCCCATTCCAGCTGCTGCAGTACCAGAAAGATTCCCGCATTCTGTATAAAGCCTTCCCGGGCTACTGGGGCACCAAGCCGAAGATCGATCGTCTGGTCTTCTCCATCACCCCGGACGCTTCCGTGCGCTACGCCAAGCTGCAGAAAAACGAGTGCCAGGTGATGCCGTACCCGAACCCGGCGGATATCGCGCGCATGAAGGAAGATAAAAACATTACCCTGCTGGAACAGCCGGGTCTGAACGTCGGTTATCTCTCCTTTAACACCGAGAAGAAACCGCTGGACGACGTCAAAGTTCGTCAGGCGCTGACCTACGCGGTCAACAAAGAAGCGATCATCAAAGCCGTTTACCAGGGTGCAGGCCAGGCGGCGAAGAACCTGATCCCGCCGACCATGTGGGGCTATAACGACGATGTTAAGGACTACACCTACGACCCTGAAAAGGCGAAGCAGCTGCTGAAAGAAGCGGGCCTGGAAAAAGGCTTCACCATCGACCTGTGGGCGATGCCGGTACAGCGTCCGTATAACCCGAACGCGCGCCGTATGGCTGAAATGATCCAGGCCGACTGGGCGAAAGTCGGCGTCCAGGCCAAGATCGTCACCTACGAGTGGGGCGAGTATCTGAAGCGGGCAAAAGCGGGTGAGCACCAGAGCGTGATGATGGGCTGGACCGGCGACAACGGGGATCCGGATAACTTCTTCGCGACCCTGTTCAGCTGCGCCGCGGCGAAAGACGGCTCCAACTACTCGCGCTGGTGCTATAAGCCGTTTGAAGATCTGATTCAGCCGGCCCGCGCTACCGACGACCACAACAAGCGTATTGAACTGTACAAACAGGCTCAGGTAGTGATGCATGACCAGGCTCCGGCGCTGATCATCGCTCACTCCACCGTCTATGAGCCGGTGCGTAAAGAAGTCAAAGGCTATGTGGTGGACCCGTTGGGCAAACACCACTTCGATAACGTCTCCGTCGAATAA
- the dppB gene encoding dipeptide ABC transporter permease DppB — MLQFILRRLGLVIPTFIGITLLTFAFVHMIPGDPVMIMAGERGISPERHAQLLAEMGLDKPLWQQYAHYIWGVLHGDLGISLKSRIPVWQEFVPRFKATLELGVCAMIFAVAVGIPVGVLAAVKRGSIFDHTAVGLALTGYSMPIFWWGMMLIMLVSVQLNLTPVSGRISDTVFLDDTLPLTGFMLIDTAIWGEQGDFIDALMHMILPAIVLGTIPLAVIVRMTRSSMLEVLGEDYIRTARAKGLTRMRVIVVHALRNAMLPVVTVIGLQVGTLLAGAILTETIFSWPGLGRWLIDALQRRDYPVVQGGVLLVATMIILVNLLVDLLYGVVNPRIRHKK, encoded by the coding sequence ATGTTGCAGTTTATTCTCCGACGTCTGGGACTTGTCATCCCGACATTTATCGGTATCACCCTTCTCACCTTTGCCTTCGTCCATATGATCCCCGGCGATCCGGTGATGATTATGGCGGGCGAACGTGGTATTTCCCCCGAACGTCACGCGCAGCTGCTGGCCGAAATGGGCCTTGATAAGCCGCTGTGGCAGCAATATGCCCACTATATCTGGGGCGTGCTGCACGGCGATTTAGGTATCTCGCTGAAAAGCCGCATTCCCGTGTGGCAGGAGTTTGTCCCACGCTTTAAAGCCACCCTTGAGCTGGGCGTCTGCGCGATGATTTTCGCCGTCGCCGTCGGTATTCCTGTGGGCGTGCTGGCTGCGGTAAAACGCGGCTCCATCTTTGACCACACCGCGGTGGGCCTGGCGCTGACCGGCTACTCGATGCCTATCTTCTGGTGGGGCATGATGCTGATTATGCTGGTTTCGGTGCAGCTGAACCTGACGCCGGTCTCCGGGCGCATCAGCGATACGGTATTCCTTGACGATACCCTGCCGCTGACCGGCTTTATGTTGATCGACACCGCCATCTGGGGCGAGCAGGGCGACTTTATTGACGCCTTAATGCATATGATCCTGCCCGCTATCGTGCTGGGCACCATCCCGCTGGCGGTGATTGTGCGTATGACGCGCTCGTCGATGCTGGAAGTGCTTGGCGAAGACTATATCCGTACCGCGCGCGCCAAAGGGCTGACCCGGATGCGGGTGATCGTGGTCCATGCGCTGCGCAACGCGATGCTGCCGGTGGTGACGGTCATTGGCCTGCAGGTGGGCACGCTGCTGGCGGGCGCCATCCTGACGGAAACCATTTTCTCATGGCCTGGTTTAGGCCGCTGGCTGATCGACGCGCTGCAGCGTCGCGATTACCCGGTGGTGCAGGGCGGGGTGCTGCTGGTGGCGACGATGATTATCCTCGTCAACCTGCTGGTCGACCTGCTGTATGGCGTGGTGAACCCGCGTATCCGGCATAAGAAGTAA
- the dppC gene encoding dipeptide ABC transporter permease DppC, with translation MSQVTENKVIAAPVPMTPLQEFWHYFKRNKGAVVGLVYVVVMIVIAVFANFLAPYNPADQFRDSLLAPPFWQDGGSMAHLLGTDDVGRDILSRLMYGARLSLLVGCLVVVLSLILGVVLGLVAGYFGGVVDSIIMRVVDIMLALPSLLLALVLVAIFGPSIVNASLALTFVALPHYVRLTRAAVLVEVNRDYVTASRVAGAGAMRQMFVNILPNCLAPLIVQASLGFSNAILDMAALGFLGMGAQPPTPEWGTMLSDVLQFAQSAWWVVTFPGVAILLTVLAFNLMGDGLRDALDPKLKQ, from the coding sequence ATGTCACAAGTTACTGAAAATAAAGTTATCGCTGCGCCGGTACCCATGACTCCGCTGCAGGAGTTCTGGCACTATTTCAAACGCAACAAAGGGGCGGTTGTCGGGCTGGTATACGTGGTGGTGATGATCGTCATCGCGGTATTCGCCAACTTCCTCGCCCCCTATAACCCGGCGGATCAGTTCCGTGATTCGTTGCTGGCGCCGCCGTTCTGGCAGGACGGCGGCAGCATGGCGCATCTGCTCGGCACCGATGACGTGGGCCGCGATATTCTGTCGCGCCTGATGTACGGCGCCCGCCTGTCGCTGCTGGTGGGTTGTCTGGTAGTGGTCCTGTCGCTGATCCTTGGCGTGGTGCTCGGTCTGGTGGCGGGCTATTTCGGCGGGGTGGTGGACTCCATCATCATGCGCGTCGTCGATATTATGCTGGCGTTGCCGAGCTTGCTGCTGGCGCTGGTGCTGGTGGCTATCTTCGGGCCGTCGATCGTCAATGCTTCGCTGGCGCTGACCTTCGTGGCGCTCCCGCACTATGTGCGTCTGACGCGCGCCGCGGTGCTGGTGGAGGTCAACCGCGACTACGTGACCGCCTCCCGCGTGGCGGGCGCCGGCGCGATGCGCCAGATGTTCGTCAACATTCTGCCCAACTGTCTCGCGCCGCTGATCGTTCAGGCATCGCTGGGCTTTTCCAACGCCATTCTCGACATGGCAGCGCTGGGGTTCCTCGGCATGGGCGCGCAACCGCCGACGCCGGAATGGGGCACCATGCTTTCCGACGTATTGCAGTTCGCGCAGAGCGCCTGGTGGGTGGTGACCTTCCCGGGCGTGGCGATCCTGCTGACGGTGCTGGCATTTAACCTGATGGGTGACGGTCTGCGTGACGCGCTCGATCCCAAACTGAAGCAGTAA
- the dppD gene encoding dipeptide ABC transporter ATP-binding protein, which produces MALLNVDKLSVHFGDENAPFRAVDRISYSVKQGEVVGIVGESGSGKSVSSLAIMGLIDYPGRVMADKLEFNDRDLQRISEKERRQLVGAEVAMIFQDPMTSLNPCYTVGYQIMEAIKVHQGGNKQTRRQRAIDLLNLVGIPDPASRLDVYPHQLSGGMSQRVMIAMAIACRPKLLIADEPTTALDVTIQAQIIELLLELQQQENMALVLITHDLALVAEAAHKIIVMYAGQVVETGDAKDIFRAPRHPYTQALLRALPEFAQDKARLASLPGVVPGKYDRPNGCLLNPRCPYATDKCRSEEPALADLTGGRQSKCHYPLDDAGRPGL; this is translated from the coding sequence ATGGCATTATTGAATGTAGATAAATTATCGGTGCATTTCGGCGATGAAAATGCGCCGTTCCGTGCCGTAGACCGCATCAGCTATAGCGTGAAGCAGGGTGAAGTGGTCGGTATCGTCGGGGAGTCCGGTTCCGGTAAATCCGTCAGCTCGCTGGCGATTATGGGCCTGATTGACTATCCCGGCCGGGTGATGGCGGACAAACTGGAGTTTAACGACCGCGATCTGCAGCGAATTTCGGAAAAAGAGCGGCGCCAGCTGGTGGGGGCGGAAGTGGCGATGATCTTCCAGGATCCGATGACCAGCCTCAATCCGTGCTACACCGTCGGCTACCAGATTATGGAAGCGATCAAGGTCCATCAGGGGGGCAATAAGCAAACCCGCCGCCAGCGGGCCATCGACCTGCTGAACCTGGTGGGCATTCCCGATCCGGCCTCGCGGCTGGACGTCTATCCGCATCAGCTTTCCGGCGGCATGAGCCAGCGCGTGATGATTGCAATGGCAATTGCCTGTCGGCCAAAACTGCTGATTGCCGATGAACCGACCACCGCGCTGGACGTGACCATTCAGGCGCAGATCATCGAGCTGCTGCTGGAGCTACAGCAGCAGGAGAATATGGCTCTGGTGCTGATTACTCACGATCTGGCGCTGGTGGCGGAAGCCGCGCACAAAATTATCGTGATGTACGCGGGTCAGGTGGTGGAGACCGGTGACGCGAAGGATATCTTCCGCGCGCCGCGTCATCCGTACACCCAGGCGCTGCTGCGCGCGCTGCCGGAGTTCGCCCAGGATAAAGCGCGTCTGGCCTCGCTGCCGGGCGTGGTGCCGGGAAAATATGACCGCCCTAACGGCTGCCTGCTGAACCCGCGCTGCCCCTATGCCACGGATAAATGCCGGAGCGAAGAACCCGCGCTCGCGGATCTTACCGGCGGCCGTCAGTCTAAATGCCACTACCCACTCGATGATGCCGGGAGGCCTGGATTATGA
- the dppF gene encoding dipeptide ABC transporter ATP-binding subunit DppF, whose product MSTQKAATPQPLLQAIDLKKHYPVKKGIFAPERLVKALDGVSFTLERGKTLAVVGESGCGKSTLGRLLTMIEIPTGGELYYQGQDLLKHDPQAQKLRRQKIQIVFQNPYGSLNPRKKVGQILEEPLLINSSLSKEQRREKALAMMAKVGLKTEHYDRYPHMFSGGQRQRIAIARGLMLDPDVVIADEPVSALDVSVRAQVLNLMMDLQQDLGLSYVFISHDLSVVEHIADEVMVMYLGRCVEKGTKDQIFNNPRHPYTQALLSATPRLNPDDRRERIKLTGELPSPLNPPPGCAFNARCRRRFGPCTQLQPQLKDYGGQLVACFAVDQDENPQKNLA is encoded by the coding sequence ATGAGTACGCAAAAGGCCGCCACGCCACAACCGCTGTTGCAGGCCATTGATCTGAAAAAACACTATCCGGTGAAGAAGGGGATATTCGCCCCGGAACGGCTGGTGAAAGCGCTGGACGGCGTCTCCTTTACTCTTGAGCGCGGTAAAACGCTGGCAGTGGTCGGAGAATCGGGCTGCGGCAAATCGACGCTGGGTCGTTTGCTGACGATGATTGAAATTCCCACCGGCGGCGAGCTGTATTATCAGGGGCAGGATTTGCTCAAGCACGACCCGCAGGCGCAGAAGCTGCGGCGGCAAAAAATCCAGATTGTGTTCCAGAATCCGTATGGTTCGCTGAACCCGCGTAAAAAAGTGGGACAGATTCTGGAAGAGCCGCTGTTGATTAACAGCAGCCTGAGTAAAGAGCAGCGGCGTGAAAAAGCGCTGGCGATGATGGCGAAGGTCGGCCTGAAAACCGAGCATTACGATCGCTACCCGCATATGTTCTCCGGCGGTCAGCGTCAGCGTATCGCTATTGCCCGTGGGCTGATGCTGGATCCGGATGTGGTGATTGCCGATGAGCCGGTCTCCGCGCTGGACGTTTCGGTACGTGCCCAGGTGCTGAACCTGATGATGGATCTGCAGCAGGATTTAGGCCTGTCCTACGTGTTTATCTCCCACGACCTGTCGGTCGTCGAGCATATCGCCGATGAAGTGATGGTGATGTATCTCGGCCGCTGTGTGGAGAAGGGCACCAAGGACCAGATCTTCAACAATCCGCGTCATCCGTACACCCAGGCGCTGTTGTCGGCGACGCCGCGACTGAACCCGGACGATCGGCGCGAGCGCATCAAGCTCACCGGCGAACTGCCGAGCCCGCTGAACCCGCCGCCGGGGTGCGCCTTCAATGCGCGCTGCCGCCGTCGCTTCGGCCCCTGCACCCAGCTTCAGCCGCAGCTGAAGGATTACGGTGGCCAGCTGGTGGCCTGCTTTGCCGTCGATCAGGATGAGAACCCGCAAAAAAATCTCGCCTGA